One segment of Thermodesulfovibrio sp. 3907-1M DNA contains the following:
- the proB gene encoding glutamate 5-kinase, translating into MRIVVKVGSNLLTDKAGCINQRRIFCLAREVAELHNKLVEIVIVSSGAIASGLKKLGLKTKPREIRKKQATAAVGQPLLMWMYEKYFLKFKKHIAQILLTRDDLSDRTRYVNAKNTILTLLEMGIIPIINENDTVATDEIKFGDNDQLAALVAGLVEANHLIILSDVPGLYTSDPKKDSDARLIKHVKEFSKELTEIAKPTSTGYGTGGMYSKVIAAKKATSFGIPVHIVSGRKYGNIKAVIEGKQVGTFFEPVKEKVTSRKGWIAYATRSKGNLYIDEGAVKALLKDGKSLLPSGIKKVEGDFDVGDAVYCIDEKGEKIAKGLVNYSSCEIKLIKGKKSSEIEKILGYKYADEVIHRDNLVILV; encoded by the coding sequence ATGAGAATTGTTGTAAAAGTAGGAAGCAATCTTTTAACTGACAAAGCAGGATGCATTAATCAAAGAAGAATTTTTTGTCTTGCAAGGGAGGTAGCAGAACTCCATAATAAATTAGTAGAAATCGTAATTGTTTCATCTGGTGCCATTGCATCAGGGCTTAAAAAGCTTGGACTTAAAACAAAACCCAGAGAAATACGGAAAAAACAGGCAACTGCTGCAGTTGGACAGCCTCTTTTGATGTGGATGTATGAAAAGTATTTCTTAAAATTTAAAAAACACATAGCTCAGATTCTTCTTACAAGAGATGACCTGAGCGACAGGACTCGCTATGTAAATGCAAAGAATACGATTCTCACGCTTCTTGAGATGGGTATAATTCCAATAATTAATGAGAATGATACAGTAGCAACCGATGAAATAAAATTTGGTGATAATGATCAGCTTGCAGCTCTTGTTGCAGGGCTTGTTGAAGCAAATCATTTAATAATTCTATCAGATGTTCCAGGACTATACACTTCAGATCCAAAAAAAGACTCTGATGCCAGATTAATAAAACATGTAAAAGAATTCTCAAAAGAGCTTACTGAAATAGCAAAACCAACAAGCACGGGATATGGAACTGGAGGAATGTATTCAAAGGTTATTGCTGCCAAAAAAGCAACTTCCTTTGGAATCCCTGTTCATATTGTAAGTGGCAGAAAATATGGAAATATTAAAGCAGTGATTGAGGGAAAACAGGTGGGCACATTCTTTGAGCCTGTGAAGGAAAAGGTTACTTCAAGAAAAGGATGGATCGCCTATGCAACAAGGTCTAAAGGAAATCTTTACATTGATGAAGGTGCTGTAAAAGCTTTGCTTAAAGATGGGAAAAGTCTTCTTCCGTCGGGAATTAAAAAGGTGGAAGGAGATTTTGATGTGGGAGATGCAGTTTACTGCATAGATGAAAAGGGTGAGAAAATTGCAAAGGGACTGGTTAACTACTCGTCCTGTGAAATAAAACTGATAAAAGGGAAAAAATCCTCAGAGATTGAGAAAATTCTTGGATATAAATACGCAGATGAAGTAATTCACAGGGACAATCTTGTTATACTTGTGTAA